The genome window CTGTGTTGTAAAAGGTTCGGCCACATGACATGTAATAGTGAGCGTTTTCTAACTTAATTTAATGTTTCGCCATGCCAAAGTATCTTTGAATTTAATGTTTCGCCATGCCAAAGTATCTTTGAATTTAATGTTTCGCCATGCCAAAGTATCTTTGAATTTAATGTTTGACACTCTGTCTGATCCCCACAGAGTTGTTTTCCAAGCCAGTCCTGGTGATGAAGCCCAGAGAGGTGTTTGAGACAGAGCGCTTCACACTGAACTGTTATACTGACCGCTATTCCCATGAGAGAATCAACATTGGGAACGTGAAATACTCCCTGTACAGGAACCAGGTCCTACTGACATCAGGAGGGAACTACAGTGCCACAGCACACCCCTCCCTTAATGGAAATTACTCCTGCCAGGCCCAAGCCCAAGGAAGAGGCCAAACCAAAAATATCTTCAAAAACAGCACACAGATTGTCCTCAAGGCAAAAGGTgagtctctctgtgtggtgtggtggttaatttcttacctttcaaatgaggagagacaaacttatcacacaagtcagagatATACTTAAACtgaatctttattcacttattaataagggagcaggtcaatacaacacacacatataaagtgaatcgattgagtgccctaagataatgatggctggtcgacgaatcaccctcAGATGATTTGTTGAGAGCCTCGAGACAAaggtacaaaggtcttttatagccaagatacacccccttcagtctacatgacaaacaacagatgtatggaatgggttaCAAgtttaagatttgtatgaaagatactgtctgctgtgaattataagtatctgctgtaaaaacatctcattgtgtagaaaccagggtctggccccgagccatctctccctggtagcTTCCAGTCAGGCACACAGACACTAATCATGCTATCGAATGCGGTCTTGTTAGGTTTATCACCCAGAAGACATTGCAAATCTTCTGTCAGTGTTAAATCTCCTAGAGGCCCACtttcagtagaacacacacagatagatgAGTGTTCTAACAACCccttattctgttgcataaaacaaccatttgatgcaataacagcaTTATAACAATCTTGTAATTTCTGTTCTGACAATGGATGGGGTCACATTAAAAACACTCTCATTCAACACTCTCAAACATTGCATGTACTTGATTTTCTAACAGTTTTTCTCTTCTCTGGTCTCATTCTGTCTTATTCGTTCTCTTTTttgttccccctctccctctgtcagtgCCTGTGTCAGTCCCTCTACTGAGCGTGGTAGGGGGCAGGTTGATCCTGGGCAAGCCCTTCCAGCTCCAGTGTCAGAGTGACAACGGTAGTCTGCCCATCACCTACACCCTACTGAGCCCCCACAGACAAGCTGAGTTCAGGGTGGTTCGCAGTCCCTGGGATCTGGCCCTCTTCAACATCACCTCCATCCACAGGAGCACTGACATCCATAGCTTCTCCTGCAAGGCCGAGAACAACCCCAGTCAGCCCCACATGGAGAGCTCAGGAGAGCACCTCCGACGCACTGCCACCATCATAGGTGAGTTGGCCACACCACCTGTTCATAACAGAACCaaatgtacatacatacatacatacatacatacatacatacatacatacatacatacatacatacatacatacatacatgcatgcatacatacatacatacatacatacatacatacatacatacatacatacatacatacatacatacatacatacatacatacatacatacatacatacacctaCATATGGCTCTGGTTTATAAAAGGGAGATGCTGGTACAGTCAGTCTAACTGATGACATAGTAGATTTACTGTAATGACTCAACAACATTAATTCCTCACAGAGCCAGTGTCCAGGCCATTATTGACCATGACACCCAACATGGGGGACGTGGCTGAGGGGGAGAACCTGACCCTAACCTGCACTGTCCAGCGGGGCACGCCCCCCATCACCTACACATGGTATCACACAAAGAGTGCCCTGCCCCTGCTGTCCAAGACCACCAATGACATGCGATCATCCCACTCGGTTCAAGGTGTCAGTAGAGAGCATGGAGGCGGATACTACTGCGTCACTAACAACCCATCCAATGACAGCCAGAGGAGTGCCATGGTCACTGTTGGAGGTGAGAGGGGAAGGGATCTTGCAGATGAAAGTattatcacacaaacacactggtgTGTGACTAGAAGTCCTTAGGTAAATCCACTTGACCTGAGGTAACCTCTGTAACCTTGCTGTCTGCAGTGAAGTTGGCTGGCTGGAAGAAGGGGCTGATCGCAGCATTCTGCATCCTGCTCACAGTgtctctcatcatcatcatcatcctggtTAAGAAATGCCTTCTTCCATtcagaagagagagaacagtggaACTGTCAGTGTGAGTAGGCGTGGCTTTGATTTCATCATACTACCATCGTCTATTCACAAACCATTGAATGTACAGACGTTGCACAATTCTTTGTTTGGGAAGATGTGAGTATTAAAGCGATAAAGGTCATATAGGAGTTTCCAGTTTAATTGTTCATTGTGTTTTCTTGTTCCCCTCTCTCAGGAAGCCAGCAAGCACTAAAACAGACGAGACTCTGAGACTGACCCATGGAGAAGTCAATGAGGCTGCCAATGGTAAGATCTGTCTACTGATTTACTGTACAGTAGAACCTATATCTGCTGTCAGGACTTCACACTACTAAATCATTGGCCCATGATAGAAAGTTTATGGAGTCTTGCAGACCCCTACCATCTCAGCCCTAACCTTGCTCCAACCCTTCATCCTCTCAGGatgtcatctctcttcctctctgtgtgttccttcCTCCTAGCTTGGCTCAGGGTAAAGAGCAGGTGAGGGGATGCATAGCTAATATGGCAAAGCAATGAATGTTTCATCCAATTGGATGTGACCGGTGTCCTGTATGACTGACCCCTAGTCTCTGTGTTTTGCAGTCACTCCTGGGGTAATGGGAAGGAGTGTCTGGAGTGATCACGTCTCAGGCTCAGGTGAGTGTACCAGAGTTCATGAGGTCAACTCCTACATTTCAACAGTAGGAGCATTAACTATGTAACTATTCATGTCTAACATTAAGTGTGACTATTGTAGAGTCTGACGACCAGACCAGCGAGGAAACTACTGAGGTACCTGTGCCACAATACACTGAGGTCCATCCCCAGGAGGTAGACCTCACCAGAGGTAAGAGACTGACCCATCCTCTTAGCTGGGAGGTGCTAGGCTTCAAATGCACATGTCAACATTATTATTACTGATCTATTGCTTAATATCAAATAATCATGAGCTGTCCACTTGCATTTTTTGATTATGTCCCTATGAAGcatttgtttatgcatttctagCCCCCGTGAAGAAAGGCACAGACACTGTGTACAGCGAAGTGCGGAATTCAAATCAAGGTAAGAGTAACATCCTGTTGAATGTTCATTGAAGCCCTCTATACACTAAGAAACAGCAAATTAGATGGGCTTCTTCTCTGGAGTTTGAGAAATGTGCCATGCAGGAAACCAGGCCAGGCCTAACTCTAAACATCTGCATTGTCAGTGAGAGAGGGTGCCGTTAAGCCAGCCGCTTAGCCAGCTGTCCACTTCCTGCTCTCGTCAAAGGGAACTTCCTGTTATTACAATCCAACCCAAACACAGGGTGCATCTGTCAAGCGGAGTCAGAGGACAGACTGCTCCCTTGTTAACCCCTGAAATAAGAACCCACACGCCAACCATGTTGTCCATTGTTGAGTAATTGACCTACTCCTTGCAAATGTCAATGGTATTTGTATCAAACAATGTTGCAGCGCAGGGGAAGAGAAAACAATCATGGGCTTTGGCCTGCCTCGATATTGTCAAACAATGGGCTTGTCGGCAGGGAAActgactagtaacacacacattAGTTGTTGTAATGCGATAAGCCCAAGGCGTCAGTcttgaggagaggtggaggtccgGGGTGGAGGGTGTTGTTTTGGAGAAGGAGGCTCTGGGTGGAGGGTGTTGTTTTGGGAAAGGGGGAGGCTCTGGATGGAGGGTGTTGTTTTGGGGAAGGAGGAAGCTCTGGATGGAGGGTGTTGTTTGGGGAAAGGGGAGGCTCTGGGTGGAGGGTGTTGTTTTGGGGAAAGGGGAGGCTCTGGGTGGAGGGTGTTGTTTTGGGGAAAGGGGAGGCTCTGGGTGGAGGGTGTTGTTTTGGGAAAGGGGGAGGCTCTGGGTGGAGGGTGTTGTTTTGGGGAAAGGGGAGGCTCTGGGTGGAGGGTGTTGTTTTGGGAAAGGGGGAGGCTCTGGGTGGAGGGTGTTGTTTTGGGGAAAGGAGAGGCTCTGGGTGGAGGGTGTTGTTTTCCTGAGCTTGTCTCCTGCTCTTGTTGTTGCAGGTGAGTCAGAGTCCGAACAAGCTGACGGCGTAAGTAGAGCAATGTACAAACAAATACACTCATGTACGTAACAGTACtgttttacatacagtacatagaccTTATGAATTTGTTTTGTCTTAGAGGGACCCCTTATGGAGAATATAAGATTCAACACAGGAGGAGGAAACTGCTGGAATACACAGATACTGTAGAAACAGACACTGGCTTCTTGtaatttctattttattttgtcTATTTCAGCAAGGTTCAGTTGAGTATGCCCAGTTAAACCACAATGACCATGAGTCAGAAGAACCAGAGCACGAACCAGACCAAGAACCCCGGCCTGAACCACAGCCAGAACCAGAACAAGGATCAGAGCAAGACGGACAACTCTAATGACCACCATCAATATTTATTCTCTAATTTATTCAGCCCATTGAACAACTAGAGCTGTTATTTGTATATTTTCTATATTTTGTACACCTCTTCTTCATAACCTTTTGTACAGTCTTAAAATGCCTGTAATTATGCCTTTGTGAACTGAGAATAAAACAATGCAGCAGAATGGGAGACCTTGTCATGTGTctcaatgcaacaaaaaaaaatgtattgacgGTTTCCATCATCTCTCCTGAGAACGTGCACATAGGATGTGTGTTGTGACCCAGAGgaaaatacacacaaatacatttcCCTCCATTGTGAGCTGAGCTCCATGGACAGGAAGGAAACCTTTGAAGCCTGCGGGGTGTAGTGACAGTCAGGCGCTGTGACACCCCCGTAGAGAAGCGTGACAATATGAGAAAAGAACGTCTGTACCCCCTGGTGGGTGACCAGGCAAACCACTCTCCCGCTCCTGACCAGAGGAGGGCAGCACCTTGCTTACGATTCAGTAGGGAAACTTGGTGCCACGCGGCTGAAATCATGTGAGAGGCTTCCACTGTGTTTTAGCATCAAGGCATATCAGTTTCAGTTTCCATCCTTTCATGGCTTTGATTGACTCAGACGAGTAGTGACTCAATAAGTTATGAGGTCATACAGGAGTCAATTCCTTTTCTCAGTAGTTGGCTACC of Salmo trutta chromosome 1, fSalTru1.1, whole genome shotgun sequence contains these proteins:
- the pecam1a gene encoding platelet endothelial cell adhesion molecule isoform X3; amino-acid sequence: MDSPPLYLPLLLLTSLLTLWQGAGAQSLFTIDSVTLKLDPSGEVTSGTLMDLNCEVSVSHDQSQPLTHSFNFLRDDVLVYSKNTTEPAVLHQLTPARAANSGTYKCQVIVQDKSKGSSTHRLSVTGLQTPVLQVTSEILFEGDEVAATCSAPDESGSLLFHFYQDQEKIKQVRASGNSVDTRLELKHAGDTHLRCYFEITMLPAAGRSNNSNTVKVMVKELFITPVMNILPGKDVIEGDIVEIVCRVVNPPPNVAVFLTKDKRVLKTASVSLSHSFRVLAEDSGEYVCKADRGNVQKEAYESIKVKELFSKPVLVMKPREVFETERFTLNCYTDRYSHERINIGNVKYSLYRNQVLLTSGGNYSATAHPSLNGNYSCQAQAQGRGQTKNIFKNSTQIVLKAKVPVSVPLLSVVGGRLILGKPFQLQCQSDNGSLPITYTLLSPHRQAEFRVVRSPWDLALFNITSIHRSTDIHSFSCKAENNPSQPHMESSGEHLRRTATIIEPVSRPLLTMTPNMGDVAEGENLTLTCTVQRGTPPITYTWYHTKSALPLLSKTTNDMRSSHSVQGVSREHGGGYYCVTNNPSNDSQRSAMVTVGVKLAGWKKGLIAAFCILLTVSLIIIIILVKKCLLPFRRERTVELSVKPASTKTDETLRLTHGEVNEAANVTPGVMGRSVWSDHVSGSESDDQTSEETTEVPVPQYTEVHPQEVDLTRAPVKKGTDTVYSEVRNSNQARFS
- the pecam1a gene encoding platelet endothelial cell adhesion molecule isoform X2 gives rise to the protein MDSPPLYLPLLLLTSLLTLWQGAGAQSLFTIDSVTLKLDPSGEVTSGTLMDLNCEVSVSHDQSQPLTHSFNFLRDDVLVYSKNTTEPAVLHQLTPARAANSGTYKCQVIVQDKSKGSSTHRLSVTGLQTPVLQVTSEILFEGDEVAATCSAPDESGSLLFHFYQDQEKIKQVRASGNSVDTRLELKHAGDTHLRCYFEITMLPAAGRSNNSNTVKVMVKELFITPVMNILPGKDVIEGDIVEIVCRVVNPPPNVAVFLTKDKRVLKTASVSLSHSFRVLAEDSGEYVCKADRGNVQKEAYESIKVKELFSKPVLVMKPREVFETERFTLNCYTDRYSHERINIGNVKYSLYRNQVLLTSGGNYSATAHPSLNGNYSCQAQAQGRGQTKNIFKNSTQIVLKAKVPVSVPLLSVVGGRLILGKPFQLQCQSDNGSLPITYTLLSPHRQAEFRVVRSPWDLALFNITSIHRSTDIHSFSCKAENNPSQPHMESSGEHLRRTATIIEPVSRPLLTMTPNMGDVAEGENLTLTCTVQRGTPPITYTWYHTKSALPLLSKTTNDMRSSHSVQGVSREHGGGYYCVTNNPSNDSQRSAMVTVGVKLAGWKKGLIAAFCILLTVSLIIIIILVKKCLLPFRRERTVELSVKPASTKTDETLRLTHGEVNEAANVTPGVMGRSVWSDHVSGSESDDQTSEETTEVPVPQYTEVHPQEVDLTRAPVKKGTDTVYSEVRNSNQGESESEQADGVSRAMYKQIHSSRFS
- the pecam1a gene encoding platelet endothelial cell adhesion molecule isoform X1, producing the protein MDSPPLYLPLLLLTSLLTLWQGAGAQSLFTIDSVTLKLDPSGEVTSGTLMDLNCEVSVSHDQSQPLTHSFNFLRDDVLVYSKNTTEPAVLHQLTPARAANSGTYKCQVIVQDKSKGSSTHRLSVTGLQTPVLQVTSEILFEGDEVAATCSAPDESGSLLFHFYQDQEKIKQVRASGNSVDTRLELKHAGDTHLRCYFEITMLPAAGRSNNSNTVKVMVKELFITPVMNILPGKDVIEGDIVEIVCRVVNPPPNVAVFLTKDKRVLKTASVSLSHSFRVLAEDSGEYVCKADRGNVQKEAYESIKVKELFSKPVLVMKPREVFETERFTLNCYTDRYSHERINIGNVKYSLYRNQVLLTSGGNYSATAHPSLNGNYSCQAQAQGRGQTKNIFKNSTQIVLKAKVPVSVPLLSVVGGRLILGKPFQLQCQSDNGSLPITYTLLSPHRQAEFRVVRSPWDLALFNITSIHRSTDIHSFSCKAENNPSQPHMESSGEHLRRTATIIEPVSRPLLTMTPNMGDVAEGENLTLTCTVQRGTPPITYTWYHTKSALPLLSKTTNDMRSSHSVQGVSREHGGGYYCVTNNPSNDSQRSAMVTVGVKLAGWKKGLIAAFCILLTVSLIIIIILVKKCLLPFRRERTVELSVKPASTKTDETLRLTHGEVNEAANVTPGVMGRSVWSDHVSGSESDDQTSEETTEVPVPQYTEVHPQEVDLTRAPVKKGTDTVYSEVRNSNQGESESEQADGQGSVEYAQLNHNDHESEEPEHEPDQEPRPEPQPEPEQGSEQDGQL
- the pecam1a gene encoding platelet endothelial cell adhesion molecule isoform X4, with protein sequence MDSPPLYLPLLLLTSLLTLWQGAGAQSLFTIDSVTLKLDPSGEVTSGTLMDLNCEVSVSHDQSQPLTHSFNFLRDDVLVYSKNTTEPAVLHQLTPARAANSGTYKCQVIVQDKSKGSSTHRLSVTGLQTPVLQVTSEILFEGDEVAATCSAPDESGSLLFHFYQDQEKIKQVRASGNSVDTRLELKHAGDTHLRCYFEITMLPAAGRSNNSNTVKVMVKELFITPVMNILPGKDVIEGDIVEIVCRVVNPPPNVAVFLTKDKRVLKTASVSLSHSFRVLAEDSGEYVCKADRGNVQKEAYESIKVKELFSKPVLVMKPREVFETERFTLNCYTDRYSHERINIGNVKYSLYRNQVLLTSGGNYSATAHPSLNGNYSCQAQAQGRGQTKNIFKNSTQIVLKAKVPVSVPLLSVVGGRLILGKPFQLQCQSDNGSLPITYTLLSPHRQAEFRVVRSPWDLALFNITSIHRSTDIHSFSCKAENNPSQPHMESSGEHLRRTATIIGVSREHGGGYYCVTNNPSNDSQRSAMVTVGVKLAGWKKGLIAAFCILLTVSLIIIIILVKKCLLPFRRERTVELSVKPASTKTDETLRLTHGEVNEAANVTPGVMGRSVWSDHVSGSESDDQTSEETTEVPVPQYTEVHPQEVDLTRAPVKKGTDTVYSEVRNSNQGESESEQADGQGSVEYAQLNHNDHESEEPEHEPDQEPRPEPQPEPEQGSEQDGQL